A single Bernardetia sp. DNA region contains:
- a CDS encoding N-acetylornithine carbamoyltransferase: MKQFISANDISSVNEWVEKAISIKKNPFEFNHLGKNKTLGLVFLNPSLRTRLSSQKAAQHLGMNVMVMNLNQDGWALELEDGAVMNGNTQEHIKEAAGVLSQYCDIIGLRTFASLNDKEKDYNEVVLKKFIQSASVPVISLESAAGHPLQAFADCITIAEHKKIKMPKVVLSWSPHVRALPQAVANSFVEWVSQTDAELIVTNPKGFNLDPSILKNTPVIHNQKEAFENADFVYAKNWSSFENYGQIRTQHQDWIINGEKMKLTNKAKFMHCLPVRRNVVVSDEVLDSSNSLVLAQAQNRIYSAQTVLYHILNQK; the protein is encoded by the coding sequence ATGAAACAATTTATCTCTGCTAACGACATTTCAAGCGTCAATGAATGGGTAGAAAAAGCTATTTCTATCAAAAAAAATCCTTTTGAGTTTAATCATTTGGGTAAAAACAAAACATTAGGTTTAGTTTTTTTGAATCCTAGCCTAAGAACACGTCTTAGCTCACAAAAAGCTGCTCAACATTTGGGAATGAACGTAATGGTAATGAACCTCAATCAAGATGGTTGGGCGTTGGAATTAGAAGACGGTGCTGTGATGAATGGTAACACTCAAGAACACATCAAAGAAGCTGCTGGAGTTCTTTCTCAATATTGCGATATTATCGGTTTGCGTACTTTTGCCTCCCTTAACGACAAAGAAAAAGATTACAATGAAGTTGTTTTGAAAAAGTTTATTCAGTCGGCTTCTGTCCCAGTTATTTCTTTGGAAAGTGCAGCAGGACACCCCTTACAAGCCTTTGCAGATTGCATTACGATTGCCGAACACAAGAAAATCAAAATGCCAAAAGTGGTGCTTTCGTGGTCGCCTCACGTTCGTGCTTTGCCTCAAGCTGTGGCAAACTCTTTTGTAGAATGGGTTTCTCAAACTGATGCCGAACTCATTGTAACCAACCCAAAAGGATTTAACCTAGACCCAAGTATTTTAAAAAATACGCCTGTTATTCATAATCAAAAAGAAGCCTTTGAAAATGCTGATTTTGTGTATGCTAAAAATTGGTCTTCCTTTGAAAATTATGGGCAAATTAGAACGCAGCATCAAGATTGGATTATTAATGGTGAAAAAATGAAACTGACCAATAAAGCTAAATTTATGCACTGTTTGCCTGTTCGTAGGAATGTGGTGGTAAGTGATGAAGTGTTGGATTCTTCAAATTCTTTAGTGTTGGCACAAGCCCAAAATCGTATTTATTCAGCACAGACTGTTTTGTACCATATTTTAAATCAAAAATAA
- a CDS encoding GNAT family N-acetyltransferase encodes MSLIFLCLMITISVTSILHQAYAESICQMIEEAAQARGTGIAKRDPNYIRQKIVEGKAVIALQEENIVGFCYIETWENQKYVANSGLIVHPDFRKTGLAKSIKRATLELSKNKYPQAKLFGITTSLAVMKINSDLGYKPVTFSEITQDDAFWKGCQSCKNYDILMRNERKLCLCTGMMYDLSTYQNPKEEQKEQKNQRWTNFNRFLRLRSIRLQRKLKDFPIFKHVIYNENNK; translated from the coding sequence ATGAGCCTTATCTTCCTTTGCCTTATGATAACTATTTCTGTAACCAGTATTTTGCATCAAGCGTATGCAGAGTCTATTTGCCAAATGATTGAAGAAGCTGCCCAAGCTCGTGGCACAGGCATAGCCAAAAGAGACCCTAATTATATCCGTCAGAAAATTGTAGAAGGTAAGGCTGTTATTGCCTTGCAAGAGGAAAATATAGTGGGTTTTTGCTATATCGAAACGTGGGAAAATCAAAAATATGTAGCTAATTCGGGTCTGATTGTTCACCCCGATTTTAGAAAAACAGGTCTCGCCAAATCTATCAAAAGAGCTACCCTAGAGCTTTCCAAAAATAAATATCCACAAGCTAAATTATTTGGAATTACGACGAGCCTTGCCGTTATGAAAATCAATTCCGATTTAGGATATAAACCTGTTACTTTTTCAGAAATTACCCAAGACGATGCTTTTTGGAAAGGTTGCCAAAGCTGTAAAAATTATGATATTCTGATGAGAAATGAAAGAAAACTTTGTCTCTGTACAGGCATGATGTACGACCTTTCTACTTATCAGAACCCAAAAGAAGAACAAAAAGAGCAAAAAAATCAACGTTGGACAAACTTCAACCGCTTTCTCCGACTTCGCAGCATTCGCCTACAACGCAAATTAAAAGATTTTCCCATTTTCAAACACGTTATTTACAATGAAAACAACAAATAA
- the argG gene encoding argininosuccinate synthase, protein MKTTNKKVLLAFSGGLDTSYCTIYLAKELGLEVHTAIVNTGGFSEEELQEIEKKAKNLGSVSHKTIEASELYYQKIIKYLLFGNVLRNNTYPLSVSAERTYQAISLAEYAKELAVDYIAHGSTGAGNDQVRFDLVFQLLIPNIEILTPIREQSLSRQEEVEYLKQNGIDWEWKKAKYSINKGLWGTSVGGAETLTSHQALPNEAFPSQLSETEPKTITIYFEKGECVGINDEKMQPLEAIQKLEQIANKYAIGRDVHVGDTIIGIKGRVGFEAAAATILIKSHHTLEKHVLSKWQQYWKEQLSNWYGMFVHESQYFEPVMRNIESFLEDSQQNVTGKVMVELHPYRFIVQGIESDFDMMKSKFGQYGEKNTAWSGDDVKGFTKILANPLHIFNQLNQK, encoded by the coding sequence ATGAAAACAACAAATAAAAAAGTCCTTTTAGCCTTTAGTGGAGGCTTAGACACTTCTTACTGTACTATCTATTTAGCCAAAGAATTAGGCTTAGAAGTCCATACGGCTATTGTTAATACAGGTGGTTTTTCAGAAGAAGAATTACAAGAAATAGAGAAAAAAGCCAAAAATCTAGGCTCAGTTTCTCACAAAACCATCGAAGCAAGTGAGCTTTATTACCAAAAAATAATCAAGTACTTACTATTTGGAAATGTTTTGAGAAATAATACCTATCCTCTTTCTGTGAGTGCAGAACGAACTTATCAAGCTATCAGTTTGGCAGAATATGCAAAAGAACTGGCAGTAGATTATATTGCTCATGGTAGCACAGGAGCAGGAAACGACCAAGTGCGTTTTGATTTGGTATTTCAACTGCTCATTCCCAACATAGAAATTCTTACGCCCATACGTGAGCAAAGTCTTTCAAGACAAGAAGAAGTAGAGTATTTAAAACAAAACGGTATTGATTGGGAATGGAAAAAAGCAAAATATTCTATCAATAAAGGACTTTGGGGAACAAGCGTAGGAGGAGCAGAGACACTTACTTCACACCAAGCACTTCCTAACGAAGCATTTCCAAGTCAGCTTTCTGAAACCGAGCCGAAAACAATAACCATATATTTTGAAAAAGGCGAATGTGTAGGAATTAATGATGAAAAAATGCAGCCTTTAGAAGCCATTCAAAAACTAGAACAAATAGCCAATAAATATGCTATTGGTCGTGATGTACACGTAGGAGATACGATTATTGGAATTAAGGGAAGAGTAGGTTTTGAGGCAGCAGCAGCTACAATTCTTATCAAATCTCATCATACGTTGGAGAAACATGTTCTTTCAAAGTGGCAGCAGTATTGGAAAGAACAGCTAAGTAACTGGTATGGAATGTTTGTTCATGAATCACAATATTTTGAGCCTGTTATGAGAAATATTGAATCCTTTTTAGAAGATTCACAGCAAAATGTAACAGGAAAGGTAATGGTAGAACTTCACCCTTATCGTTTCATTGTGCAAGGTATTGAATCAGATTTTGATATGATGAAAAGTAAGTTTGGACAGTACGGAGAGAAAAATACAGCTTGGTCGGGTGATGATGTCAAAGGCTTTACCAAAATACTAGCTAATCCACTTCATATTTTTAATCAACTCAATCAAAAATAA
- a CDS encoding MGMT family protein has protein sequence MKSTFQSDVIDVVLQIPKGRVTSYGAIAKFLGHTRGARMVGWVMNNCVKINEERNIKIPAHRVVNRNGLLTGRHHFETPTKMQELLETENIKVENDQIQDFESIFWNPQTELL, from the coding sequence ATGAAATCTACTTTTCAAAGTGATGTAATTGATGTAGTATTGCAAATTCCTAAAGGGCGAGTAACGTCTTATGGAGCAATTGCAAAGTTTTTAGGACACACACGAGGTGCAAGAATGGTCGGTTGGGTAATGAATAACTGTGTCAAAATCAATGAGGAGCGAAATATTAAAATTCCTGCACATAGAGTCGTCAATCGCAATGGACTGCTGACAGGCAGACATCATTTTGAAACGCCTACCAAAATGCAGGAACTCTTAGAAACTGAAAATATAAAAGTAGAAAATGACCAAATTCAAGACTTTGAAAGTATATTTTGGAATCCACAAACTGAACTTTTATAA
- a CDS encoding isochorismatase family protein produces the protein MENKNALLIIDAQYDFCNPDGALYVQDAEHDIERLSDFITKNATELNHICVTLDSHPVNDISHPSFWRDRDGNPPNPFTQITLKEVEEGKWIPNFYENETKEYLKKLEAQGEFPHFIWTHHCLIGSKGAALDETLSEALQKWITINKEQGKYKQYKAVTKGTYPLTEHFGIFQAQIPVSNRPETQLNQSLLDSLNQYENVYLAGQAKSHCVATSLKQILDNAPELAKKVIVLEDCMSDIPNMGHLGEPIYKRAKKMGVQFKKSNNV, from the coding sequence ATGGAAAATAAAAATGCCCTTCTCATAATTGATGCACAATACGACTTTTGTAATCCTGATGGAGCTTTATATGTTCAAGATGCCGAACACGATATTGAACGTCTTTCAGATTTTATTACAAAAAATGCAACTGAACTTAATCACATTTGCGTAACGCTAGACAGCCACCCAGTAAATGATATTTCACATCCTTCTTTTTGGAGAGACAGAGATGGCAACCCACCTAATCCATTTACTCAAATTACATTAAAAGAGGTAGAGGAAGGCAAATGGATTCCTAATTTCTATGAAAATGAAACAAAAGAATATCTAAAAAAACTAGAAGCACAAGGCGAATTTCCTCATTTTATTTGGACGCATCATTGCTTAATTGGTTCGAAAGGAGCTGCACTAGATGAAACACTTTCAGAAGCTCTCCAAAAATGGATAACCATAAATAAAGAACAAGGCAAGTATAAACAATATAAAGCTGTTACGAAGGGAACATATCCACTTACTGAACACTTTGGTATTTTTCAAGCACAAATTCCTGTCTCCAACCGACCAGAAACACAGCTCAATCAATCACTTTTAGACTCTTTAAATCAGTATGAAAATGTCTATTTAGCAGGACAGGCCAAATCACACTGTGTCGCTACAAGTCTAAAACAAATCTTAGATAATGCACCAGAACTTGCTAAAAAAGTAATCGTCTTGGAAGATTGCATGTCTGATATTCCAAATATGGGGCATTTGGGAGAGCCTATTTACAAGAGAGCAAAAAAAATGGGCGTTCAGTTTAAAAAGAGTAATAATGTATAA
- a CDS encoding leucine--tRNA ligase has product MEYNPRFIEPKWQLKWEENEVYKVENDKTKPKYYVLDMFPYPSGAGLHVGHPLGYIASDILSRFKRQKGFNVLHPMGFDSFGLPAEQYAIETGQHPAITTAQNIQTFKSQFNKIGFSFDWSREVRTSNPDYYRWTQWIFKQLFESFYNNETDRAEEIQKLITLFEQNGNEKVDAACDEDTPSFTAEEWKGFSEKEQSDILLKYRLAYKSEAIVNWCAELGSVLAHDEIKDGLSERGGFPVERKKMPQWMMRTTAYADRLLKGLDEVDWSDALKEMQRNWIGKSYGAELSFQIEENPANNKSEELTELTAFTTRPDTIYGVTYIALAPELEIIDELTTSEQKAAVANYVSYAKNRSERERQAEVKTVSGVFTGSYVINPISGKRTPIWVADYVLSGYGTGVVMGVPSSDERDFRFATHFGLEIVKVIEETKTDENGKIEEAYTEKEGTIVNSDFLNGMSIKEAIQAAIKKLEEKKAGTGKVNFRLRDAAFGRQRYWGEPIPIYYKEGIPHSLPDSELPLMLPEVDSYRPTAEGEPPLGRAEAFNYQGKYPYELTTMPGWAGSSWYFLRYTDPQNMRVFASKEAVDYWNQVDVYVGGAEHAVGHLLYSRFWTKFLHDKGFLNFDEPFKKLVNQGMIQGKSSLIYRINGFQVYLSEGIYKQIKKLKSDAEKVEGINQIAGHEAIPAHTEVNITPLHVPVSMVKDDVLDIAKYQKFRPETENAEFIKEENGTFICGSQVEKMSKRLHNVVNPDDVVSEYSADALRLYEMFLGPLEYSKPWDTSGIDGVQKFLRKVWRLFYHDNGDLALNDEKPTKDEFKTLHKTIKKVSEDIERLSMNTCVSTFMICANELTSMKCHKKEILEPFLVVLSSFAPHITEELWHVALEKNTSIIKAEYPNYNEEYLKESEFEYPISINGKVRSKMSFALDTPEEDIEKQVLATEVVQKWLEGKTPKRFILVPKKIVNIVI; this is encoded by the coding sequence ATGGAATATAATCCACGTTTCATAGAGCCCAAATGGCAACTTAAATGGGAAGAAAATGAAGTCTATAAAGTTGAGAATGACAAGACAAAACCAAAATATTATGTCTTAGATATGTTTCCTTATCCTTCTGGAGCAGGATTACACGTCGGACACCCACTTGGTTATATCGCCTCTGATATTTTGAGTCGTTTCAAACGCCAAAAAGGATTTAATGTCCTTCATCCAATGGGTTTTGATTCATTTGGTTTGCCTGCCGAGCAGTATGCTATCGAAACAGGGCAACATCCAGCTATCACGACAGCGCAAAATATTCAGACCTTCAAATCACAGTTTAACAAAATTGGTTTTTCATTTGATTGGTCAAGAGAAGTTCGTACTTCTAATCCAGATTATTACCGTTGGACACAGTGGATTTTCAAGCAGCTTTTTGAATCATTTTATAATAACGAAACAGATAGAGCAGAAGAAATCCAAAAACTTATCACACTTTTTGAGCAAAACGGCAATGAAAAAGTAGATGCAGCTTGTGATGAGGATACACCTTCATTTACAGCAGAAGAATGGAAAGGTTTTTCAGAAAAAGAACAGTCTGATATTCTTTTAAAATATCGTTTGGCGTATAAGTCAGAAGCGATTGTAAACTGGTGTGCAGAACTAGGTTCTGTATTAGCACACGATGAAATAAAGGACGGACTTTCAGAACGTGGAGGTTTTCCTGTCGAAAGAAAAAAAATGCCTCAATGGATGATGCGTACTACGGCGTATGCCGACCGTTTGCTCAAAGGTTTGGACGAAGTAGATTGGTCGGATGCGCTCAAAGAAATGCAAAGAAATTGGATTGGAAAATCGTATGGAGCAGAGCTTAGTTTCCAAATTGAAGAAAACCCAGCAAATAATAAAAGTGAGGAACTAACAGAACTTACTGCCTTCACTACTCGCCCAGACACAATTTACGGAGTTACGTATATTGCCCTTGCGCCAGAACTTGAAATTATAGATGAGCTTACGACAAGCGAGCAAAAAGCAGCCGTAGCAAATTATGTAAGTTATGCCAAAAACCGTTCGGAGCGTGAACGCCAAGCCGAAGTAAAAACAGTTTCAGGTGTCTTTACAGGAAGTTATGTTATCAATCCTATTTCTGGAAAAAGAACGCCTATTTGGGTGGCAGATTATGTACTTTCTGGCTATGGCACAGGCGTTGTGATGGGTGTTCCTTCCTCTGATGAGCGTGATTTTCGTTTTGCTACTCATTTTGGTTTGGAAATCGTTAAAGTGATTGAAGAGACAAAAACGGACGAAAACGGAAAAATAGAAGAAGCCTACACAGAAAAAGAAGGTACAATAGTAAACTCTGATTTCCTCAACGGAATGTCTATCAAAGAAGCAATTCAAGCAGCAATTAAAAAATTAGAAGAGAAAAAAGCAGGCACAGGAAAAGTAAATTTTAGATTACGTGATGCTGCTTTTGGTCGTCAGAGATATTGGGGAGAACCAATTCCAATTTATTACAAAGAGGGTATTCCTCATTCGCTTCCAGATTCTGAATTGCCTTTAATGCTTCCCGAAGTGGATAGTTATCGCCCAACGGCAGAAGGAGAACCTCCTTTGGGACGTGCAGAAGCCTTCAACTATCAAGGCAAATATCCTTATGAACTCACGACAATGCCGGGGTGGGCAGGTTCTTCTTGGTATTTCTTACGTTATACTGACCCTCAAAATATGCGTGTTTTTGCTTCCAAAGAAGCTGTTGATTACTGGAATCAAGTAGATGTATATGTAGGTGGCGCAGAACACGCCGTAGGACACTTATTGTATTCTCGTTTTTGGACGAAGTTTTTACACGATAAAGGCTTTTTAAATTTTGATGAACCGTTTAAAAAGTTAGTTAATCAAGGAATGATTCAAGGAAAATCATCTTTGATTTATAGAATTAATGGTTTCCAAGTTTATTTGAGCGAAGGAATTTATAAGCAAATCAAAAAACTCAAATCTGATGCTGAGAAAGTAGAAGGCATCAATCAGATTGCAGGACACGAAGCAATTCCAGCACACACAGAAGTTAATATTACACCTCTTCATGTTCCTGTTAGTATGGTAAAAGATGATGTTTTGGATATTGCAAAATATCAAAAATTCAGACCAGAGACAGAAAATGCAGAGTTTATAAAAGAGGAAAACGGTACATTTATTTGTGGTTCGCAAGTAGAAAAAATGTCGAAACGTCTTCACAACGTTGTCAATCCAGACGATGTAGTTTCAGAATACAGTGCCGATGCGCTTCGTTTGTATGAGATGTTCCTTGGGCCTTTAGAATATTCTAAACCGTGGGATACAAGTGGAATTGATGGTGTACAGAAGTTTTTACGTAAAGTGTGGAGACTTTTCTACCACGATAATGGCGATTTGGCTTTAAATGATGAAAAACCAACAAAAGACGAGTTCAAAACACTTCACAAAACCATCAAAAAGGTAAGCGAAGACATCGAACGCCTTTCAATGAATACGTGTGTGAGTACGTTTATGATTTGTGCCAACGAACTAACTTCAATGAAGTGCCATAAGAAAGAAATCTTAGAGCCATTTTTGGTCGTTCTTTCATCTTTTGCTCCACACATCACGGAAGAGCTTTGGCACGTTGCTTTAGAAAAAAATACATCTATCATAAAAGCTGAATATCCAAACTACAACGAAGAGTATTTGAAAGAAAGTGAGTTTGAATATCCAATTTCTATCAATGGCAAGGTGCGCTCAAAAATGTCTTTTGCTTTAGATACACCGGAGGAAGACATAGAAAAGCAAGTGTTGGCTACCGAAGTCGTACAAAAATGGCTAGAAGGCAAAACACCAAAGCGTTTTATTTTAGTCCCTAAGAAGATTGTTAATATTGTGATTTAA
- a CDS encoding aspartate aminotransferase family protein has product MNLFEVYPKFDISLQKAKGVYVYDENETPYLDLYGGHGVISIGHSQPYYVNALQRQLEKIAFYSNSVQMPLQEELAQKLGELSGYTDYNLFLCNSGAEANENALKLASFHTQKRRVIAFKNSFHGRTAAALCVTDNCKIHSPLQYDNFPVVFLDLNDEKQFQNAFETYDDICAVIVEGVQGVGGLDYPSDDFLELLQTYCKKYNALLILDEIQSGFGRTGNFFAHQSNPNIRPDIITTAKGMGNGFPVAGVIIAPHIEAKHGMLGTTFGGNHLASVASLSVLEVLEKDNLMINAKEISDFLREELKSIPAIQKIKGKGLMLGVELEFPIKEIRKQLLEEFHIMTGSSANPNLLRILPPLSINKQEIKPFVEALQKILL; this is encoded by the coding sequence ATGAATTTATTTGAAGTATATCCCAAATTTGATATTAGTCTGCAAAAAGCAAAAGGCGTTTATGTCTATGACGAAAACGAAACACCTTATTTAGATTTATACGGTGGACATGGCGTAATTTCTATTGGACATTCACAGCCCTATTATGTAAATGCTTTACAAAGGCAGCTTGAAAAAATAGCCTTTTATTCTAACTCTGTGCAAATGCCCTTGCAGGAAGAACTAGCTCAAAAACTAGGAGAGTTAAGTGGCTACACAGATTATAATTTATTTCTCTGTAATAGTGGTGCAGAAGCAAATGAAAATGCTCTTAAACTTGCTTCTTTTCATACCCAAAAACGAAGAGTAATCGCTTTTAAAAACAGCTTTCACGGCAGAACGGCAGCAGCTCTTTGTGTTACAGACAACTGTAAAATTCATTCTCCTCTACAATACGATAATTTTCCTGTTGTATTTTTAGATTTGAATGATGAAAAACAATTCCAAAATGCTTTTGAAACCTACGATGATATTTGCGCTGTCATTGTGGAAGGTGTGCAAGGTGTGGGAGGTTTAGATTATCCTTCTGATGATTTTTTAGAATTGCTACAAACCTATTGTAAAAAATACAATGCCTTGCTCATTTTAGATGAAATTCAGAGTGGTTTTGGTCGTACAGGTAATTTTTTTGCTCATCAGAGCAATCCAAATATAAGACCAGATATTATTACGACTGCGAAGGGAATGGGAAATGGTTTTCCTGTCGCTGGTGTAATTATCGCTCCTCATATTGAAGCCAAACACGGAATGTTGGGGACGACTTTCGGAGGAAATCATTTGGCAAGTGTGGCTAGTTTGTCCGTTTTGGAAGTTTTAGAGAAAGATAATCTAATGATAAATGCTAAAGAAATCTCTGATTTTCTAAGAGAAGAATTAAAATCTATTCCTGCCATTCAAAAAATAAAAGGAAAAGGATTGATGTTAGGCGTAGAACTAGAATTTCCTATCAAAGAAATTAGAAAGCAACTTTTAGAGGAATTTCATATCATGACAGGTTCTTCTGCCAATCCGAATTTACTTCGAATTTTACCTCCTTTGTCTATCAACAAACAAGAAATCAAACCTTTTGTAGAAGCCTTACAAAAAATACTACTTTAA
- the argC gene encoding N-acetyl-gamma-glutamyl-phosphate reductase, producing the protein MNKKFKIGVVGGSGYVAGELLRLLIHHPNIELDFIQSHSHAGEKVQKIHQDLFEVETVFSNQINPNVDVIFICSGHGKAKSFLEQNAFSNSTKIIDLSADFRLQKDANYNDSEFVYGLPELNKDKIQNGKYIANPGCFATAIQLALLPLAKAKSIKNDIHINAITGATGAGQSHQTTTHFSWRNENISVYKVFEHQHLTEIKQSLNSLQNDFEKELHFIPMRGNFTRGIFATVYTQTELSEKELKKLYQDFYKDSPFVKISDADIHLKQVVNTNYCLLQVQKKGDMVLVTSAIDNLLKGAAGQAVQNMNLQLGLPQTTGLQLKASYF; encoded by the coding sequence ATGAACAAAAAATTCAAAATTGGTGTAGTGGGTGGAAGTGGCTATGTAGCTGGAGAGCTTTTGCGTTTGCTCATTCATCATCCAAATATAGAACTAGACTTCATTCAAAGTCATTCTCATGCAGGAGAGAAAGTTCAAAAAATCCATCAAGACTTGTTTGAAGTAGAAACTGTTTTTTCAAATCAAATAAATCCGAATGTAGATGTCATTTTTATATGTTCTGGACACGGAAAGGCAAAGAGTTTTTTAGAACAAAATGCGTTTTCAAACTCTACTAAAATTATTGATTTGAGTGCAGACTTTAGACTTCAAAAAGATGCGAATTACAACGATTCAGAGTTTGTCTATGGATTGCCAGAACTTAATAAAGATAAAATTCAAAACGGAAAGTACATAGCCAACCCAGGGTGTTTTGCTACAGCTATTCAACTGGCTTTGCTTCCTTTGGCAAAGGCTAAAAGCATAAAAAATGATATTCATATCAATGCTATCACAGGAGCAACGGGAGCAGGACAAAGCCATCAAACCACAACGCATTTTAGTTGGAGAAATGAAAATATTTCTGTCTATAAAGTTTTTGAACATCAACATCTTACAGAAATAAAACAATCTTTAAACAGTCTGCAAAACGATTTTGAAAAAGAACTACATTTTATTCCGATGCGTGGAAATTTCACAAGAGGAATTTTTGCAACTGTCTATACACAAACAGAGCTTTCAGAAAAAGAACTGAAAAAATTATATCAAGATTTTTATAAAGATTCACCTTTTGTGAAAATTAGCGATGCAGATATTCACTTAAAGCAAGTAGTTAATACAAATTATTGTTTGCTTCAAGTACAGAAAAAAGGCGACATGGTACTGGTTACTTCTGCTATCGATAACCTTCTGAAAGGCGCAGCAGGACAGGCTGTTCAAAACATGAATTTACAATTAGGCTTACCTCAAACAACAGGTTTACAGCTTAAAGCCTCTTATTTTTAA
- the argB gene encoding acetylglutamate kinase has translation MKKQLYIVKIGGNVVDNLELMEGFINHFEKLPFPKLLVHGGGKLATRLSEKLGIESKLIEGRRITSKEELEIVTMVYAGKVNKELVAKLQAKKINALGFTGADANILVAKKRPVKEIDYGFVGDVEKVNTEFLTLCLENKIVPVCSAITHDGNGQLFNTNADTIAKELAVGLSENFEVNLMYCFEKKGVLLDANDDDSVIPIISETDFGELKAKEIISTGMIPKLTNSFEALQQGVTRVMIGNTSMLSLNNSTYTLLKL, from the coding sequence ATGAAAAAACAACTTTACATCGTCAAAATAGGAGGAAATGTAGTTGATAATCTTGAGCTAATGGAAGGTTTTATCAATCATTTCGAAAAACTGCCTTTTCCTAAATTGCTTGTTCACGGAGGAGGAAAATTAGCCACTCGGCTTAGTGAGAAATTAGGCATTGAATCAAAACTTATAGAAGGCAGACGCATCACTTCAAAAGAAGAACTAGAAATCGTAACAATGGTCTATGCAGGGAAAGTGAACAAAGAATTAGTAGCCAAATTACAAGCAAAAAAAATAAATGCACTAGGCTTTACTGGAGCAGATGCAAATATTTTGGTAGCTAAAAAACGTCCTGTCAAGGAAATTGATTACGGTTTTGTAGGCGATGTAGAAAAAGTAAATACAGAATTTCTGACTTTATGCTTGGAAAATAAAATTGTTCCAGTTTGTTCTGCCATTACGCACGACGGAAACGGACAGCTTTTCAATACCAATGCCGACACCATAGCCAAAGAACTTGCCGTAGGACTTTCTGAAAATTTTGAAGTAAACTTGATGTACTGCTTTGAAAAAAAGGGTGTTCTGTTAGATGCTAATGATGACGATTCTGTAATTCCAATTATTTCAGAAACAGATTTTGGAGAACTTAAAGCTAAAGAAATTATTTCAACTGGAATGATTCCAAAACTTACCAACTCTTTTGAAGCCTTGCAGCAGGGCGTAACTCGTGTGATGATTGGAAATACGTCTATGCTTTCTCTCAACAATTCAACTTATACACTACTCAAATTATGA